A genome region from Polyodon spathula isolate WHYD16114869_AA chromosome 19, ASM1765450v1, whole genome shotgun sequence includes the following:
- the LOC121294833 gene encoding oxysterol-binding protein-related protein 5-like isoform X2: MPCCTKTHTAQRMKEENLFRRRFSLCPNTSTPQKIDPHKLTRNLSYGGDNNIYPLSPDTAIERNGLPVLKDEISNTPMSSSKSDSKLSNGHDKEFTSPTDKMAKKESLKVQKKNYRQEKKRAAKELFTTLKDPSVVIMANWLKIRGSLKSWTKLWCMLKPGVLLIFKTPKVDHWVGTALLNACKLIERPSKKDGFCFKLYHPLDKSIWAMKGPKGENVGSFIQPLPSSYLIFRAASESDGRCWMDAIELALSCSSLHKLSSKQGKDVDLCCSSNSSHILNLLQSSTLSPHEIFQLNESENHHMENDGYSDKSDCGANENSQRVTEESDTDHSETQKDILVELQATSYVEQGPEEMAEAGVACQTETVTEENKGLMWTMLKQLRPGMDLSRVVLPTFILEPRSFLDKLSDYYYHADFLSQASVEESAYSRMKQVLRWYLSGFYKKPKGLKKPYNPILGETFRCCWLHPETDSCTFYVAEQVSHHPPVSAFYVCNKKDGFCISGNILAKSKFYGNSLSAILEGKAMLFFLKRDEEYIITMPYAHCRGILYGTMTMELGGKVTIECEKTKYTAELEFKLKPFLCISSSVNMISGRILLGSELQATIDGHWDGEVFLCEKSGVRSVFWSPTPEVRRQRLKRQVVHLDDQGEFESERLWLHVTNAIISKDQHKATQEKFILEEAQRQAARDQGDKEWTPRLFRKDPVSQEWLYKYADTNPWDPQMNLVEFEKDGVIQTLGTDSRRHNGIRYSKKWVAKQKTDCKRRKISQNTESSSSTPEPSHESSDNESRNTAIVVKQRGCQSTKCIKEESNMPDIEATVASIQRTQLDMQRNLNALTHQVIQRRNSWDNLILNCRYWLIICVLLMFQLFMNYVFK, from the exons TCTGATTCCAAGCTCTCCAATGGCCATGATAAGGAGTTCACCTCGCCTACTGACAAGATGGCAAAGAAGGAGTCGCTCAAG GTCCAGAAGAAGAATTACAGACAGGAGAAGAAGAGAGCAGCGAAGGAGCTGTTCACAACACTCAAGGACCCCAGTGTGGTAATCATGGCCAACTGGCTGAAG ATCCGCGGCTCTCTCAAGAGCTGGACAAAGCTGTGGTGCATGCTGAAGCCTGGGGTGCTGCTGATCTTTAAGACCCCCAAGGTGGACCACTGGGTGGGGACCGCTCTGCTCAACGCCTGCAAGCTCATCGAGAGGCCTTCCAAAAAAGATGGCTTCTGCTTCAAACTCTACCACCCACTGGACAAGTCCATCTGGGCCATGAAG GGTCCAAAGGGGGAGAATGTAGGCTCATTCATACAGCCACTACCCAGCAGTTATCTCATCTTCAGAGCAGCCTCCGAGTCTGATG GTCGCTGTTGGATGGACGCTATTGAGCTGGCACTGAGCTGCTCCAGTCTCCACAAGCTCAGCTCCAAGCAGGGCAAGGATGTGGACCTCTGCTGCTCCTCCAACTCCTCCCACATCCTCAACCTGCTGCAGTCATCCACCCTGTCCCCTCACGAGATCTTCCA GTTGAATGAGTCAGAAAATCATCATATGGAGAATGATGGCTATTCTGACAAATCGGATTGCGGGGCCAATGAAAACAGCCAGAGAGTAACTGAGGAGAGCGACACAGACCATTCGGAGACTCAGAAAGACATCCTCGTCGAGCTGCAGGCAACCTCCTATGTAGAGCAGGGTCCAGAGGAGATGGCCGAG GCTGGAGTGGCATGCCAGACGGAGACAGTCACGGAGGAGAACAAGGGTCTGATGTGGACCATGTTGAAGCAGCTGCGCCCGGGGATGGACCTGTCTCGTGTGGTGCTGCCCACCTTCATCCTGGAGCCCCGCTCCTTCCTGGACAAGCTGTCTGATTACTACTACCATGCAGACTTCCTCTCACA GGCTTCCGTGGAAGAGAGTGCATACAGTCGAATGAAGCAGGTCCTGAGGTGGTATCTGTCTGGCTTTTATAAGAAGCCAAAG GGGCTGAAGAAGCCATACAACCCAATACTGGGGGAGACGTTTCGTTGCTGCTGGCTCCACCCGGAGACTGACAGCTGCACGTTTTACGTTGCGGAACAG GTATCCCATCACCCCCCTGTGTCAGCCTTTTATGTCTGTAACAAGAAGGATGGGTTCTGTATCAGTGGAAATATCCTGGCCAAATCTAAGTTCTATG gtaACTCTTTATCTGCAATACTAGAAGGGAAAgccatgcttttttttctaaaacgaGATGAGGAGTACATAATCACGATGCCCTATGCGCATTGCAGAG GTATTCTCTATGGTACAATGACCATGGAGTTGGGAGGGAAAGTTACTAttgaatgtgaaaaaacaaagtatacagcAGAACTGGAGTTCAAACTGAAG CCCTTCCTGTGTATCAGCAGCAGCGTGAACATGATTTCAGGGAGGATTCTTCTGGGCAGTGAACTGCAGGCCACTATCGATGGACACTGG GATGGCGAGGTCTTTCTTTGTGAGAAGTCCGGGgtccgcagtgtcttctggagCCCCACTCCAGAGGTCCGCAGACAGAGACTCAAGAGACAGGTGGTGCATCTTGACGACCAAGGAGAGTTTGAGTCTGAACG GTTGTGGCTGCATGTGACAAACGCAATCATCAGTAAAGACCAGCACAAGGCCACGCAGGAGAAGTTTATTTTGGAAGAAGCCCAGCGACAAGCTGCCAGGGACCAGGGAGACAAAGAGTGGACCCCACGGCTCTTCAGAAAGGACCCAGTTTCGCAAGAATGGTTGTACAAATATGCAGA CACCAACCCCTGGGATCCTCAGATGAACCTGGTTGAGTTTGAGAAAGACGGAGTGATTCAGACCCTGGGGACAGACAGCAGGAGGCACAATGGCATCAGATACAGCAAGAAATGGGTCGCAAAGCAAAAG ACTGATTGCAAGCGGCGTAAAATCAGCCAGAACACCGAGAGCAGCAGCTCCACCCCAGAGCCCTCCCATGAGTCGTCCGATAACGAGAGCAGGAATACAGCAATCGTAGTGAAACAACGGG GTTGTCAAAGCACGAAATGTATCAAAGAGGAAAGTAACATGCCAGACATTGAGGCAACCGTAGCATCAATACAGAGGACTCAGCTGGACATGCAGAG gAACCTCAATGCACTGACCCACCAAGTAATCCAGAGGAGAAACTCCTGGGACAACTTAATCCTGAACTGTCGCTACTGGCTTATAATCTGCGTCCTGCTTATGTTTCAACTCTTCATGAACTACGtcttcaaatga
- the LOC121294833 gene encoding oxysterol-binding protein-related protein 5-like isoform X1 — translation MRRSNFLLLKKKTHTAQRMKEENLFRRRFSLCPNTSTPQKIDPHKLTRNLSYGGDNNIYPLSPDTAIERNGLPVLKDEISNTPMSSSKSDSKLSNGHDKEFTSPTDKMAKKESLKVQKKNYRQEKKRAAKELFTTLKDPSVVIMANWLKIRGSLKSWTKLWCMLKPGVLLIFKTPKVDHWVGTALLNACKLIERPSKKDGFCFKLYHPLDKSIWAMKGPKGENVGSFIQPLPSSYLIFRAASESDGRCWMDAIELALSCSSLHKLSSKQGKDVDLCCSSNSSHILNLLQSSTLSPHEIFQLNESENHHMENDGYSDKSDCGANENSQRVTEESDTDHSETQKDILVELQATSYVEQGPEEMAEAGVACQTETVTEENKGLMWTMLKQLRPGMDLSRVVLPTFILEPRSFLDKLSDYYYHADFLSQASVEESAYSRMKQVLRWYLSGFYKKPKGLKKPYNPILGETFRCCWLHPETDSCTFYVAEQVSHHPPVSAFYVCNKKDGFCISGNILAKSKFYGNSLSAILEGKAMLFFLKRDEEYIITMPYAHCRGILYGTMTMELGGKVTIECEKTKYTAELEFKLKPFLCISSSVNMISGRILLGSELQATIDGHWDGEVFLCEKSGVRSVFWSPTPEVRRQRLKRQVVHLDDQGEFESERLWLHVTNAIISKDQHKATQEKFILEEAQRQAARDQGDKEWTPRLFRKDPVSQEWLYKYADTNPWDPQMNLVEFEKDGVIQTLGTDSRRHNGIRYSKKWVAKQKTDCKRRKISQNTESSSSTPEPSHESSDNESRNTAIVVKQRGCQSTKCIKEESNMPDIEATVASIQRTQLDMQRNLNALTHQVIQRRNSWDNLILNCRYWLIICVLLMFQLFMNYVFK, via the exons TCTGATTCCAAGCTCTCCAATGGCCATGATAAGGAGTTCACCTCGCCTACTGACAAGATGGCAAAGAAGGAGTCGCTCAAG GTCCAGAAGAAGAATTACAGACAGGAGAAGAAGAGAGCAGCGAAGGAGCTGTTCACAACACTCAAGGACCCCAGTGTGGTAATCATGGCCAACTGGCTGAAG ATCCGCGGCTCTCTCAAGAGCTGGACAAAGCTGTGGTGCATGCTGAAGCCTGGGGTGCTGCTGATCTTTAAGACCCCCAAGGTGGACCACTGGGTGGGGACCGCTCTGCTCAACGCCTGCAAGCTCATCGAGAGGCCTTCCAAAAAAGATGGCTTCTGCTTCAAACTCTACCACCCACTGGACAAGTCCATCTGGGCCATGAAG GGTCCAAAGGGGGAGAATGTAGGCTCATTCATACAGCCACTACCCAGCAGTTATCTCATCTTCAGAGCAGCCTCCGAGTCTGATG GTCGCTGTTGGATGGACGCTATTGAGCTGGCACTGAGCTGCTCCAGTCTCCACAAGCTCAGCTCCAAGCAGGGCAAGGATGTGGACCTCTGCTGCTCCTCCAACTCCTCCCACATCCTCAACCTGCTGCAGTCATCCACCCTGTCCCCTCACGAGATCTTCCA GTTGAATGAGTCAGAAAATCATCATATGGAGAATGATGGCTATTCTGACAAATCGGATTGCGGGGCCAATGAAAACAGCCAGAGAGTAACTGAGGAGAGCGACACAGACCATTCGGAGACTCAGAAAGACATCCTCGTCGAGCTGCAGGCAACCTCCTATGTAGAGCAGGGTCCAGAGGAGATGGCCGAG GCTGGAGTGGCATGCCAGACGGAGACAGTCACGGAGGAGAACAAGGGTCTGATGTGGACCATGTTGAAGCAGCTGCGCCCGGGGATGGACCTGTCTCGTGTGGTGCTGCCCACCTTCATCCTGGAGCCCCGCTCCTTCCTGGACAAGCTGTCTGATTACTACTACCATGCAGACTTCCTCTCACA GGCTTCCGTGGAAGAGAGTGCATACAGTCGAATGAAGCAGGTCCTGAGGTGGTATCTGTCTGGCTTTTATAAGAAGCCAAAG GGGCTGAAGAAGCCATACAACCCAATACTGGGGGAGACGTTTCGTTGCTGCTGGCTCCACCCGGAGACTGACAGCTGCACGTTTTACGTTGCGGAACAG GTATCCCATCACCCCCCTGTGTCAGCCTTTTATGTCTGTAACAAGAAGGATGGGTTCTGTATCAGTGGAAATATCCTGGCCAAATCTAAGTTCTATG gtaACTCTTTATCTGCAATACTAGAAGGGAAAgccatgcttttttttctaaaacgaGATGAGGAGTACATAATCACGATGCCCTATGCGCATTGCAGAG GTATTCTCTATGGTACAATGACCATGGAGTTGGGAGGGAAAGTTACTAttgaatgtgaaaaaacaaagtatacagcAGAACTGGAGTTCAAACTGAAG CCCTTCCTGTGTATCAGCAGCAGCGTGAACATGATTTCAGGGAGGATTCTTCTGGGCAGTGAACTGCAGGCCACTATCGATGGACACTGG GATGGCGAGGTCTTTCTTTGTGAGAAGTCCGGGgtccgcagtgtcttctggagCCCCACTCCAGAGGTCCGCAGACAGAGACTCAAGAGACAGGTGGTGCATCTTGACGACCAAGGAGAGTTTGAGTCTGAACG GTTGTGGCTGCATGTGACAAACGCAATCATCAGTAAAGACCAGCACAAGGCCACGCAGGAGAAGTTTATTTTGGAAGAAGCCCAGCGACAAGCTGCCAGGGACCAGGGAGACAAAGAGTGGACCCCACGGCTCTTCAGAAAGGACCCAGTTTCGCAAGAATGGTTGTACAAATATGCAGA CACCAACCCCTGGGATCCTCAGATGAACCTGGTTGAGTTTGAGAAAGACGGAGTGATTCAGACCCTGGGGACAGACAGCAGGAGGCACAATGGCATCAGATACAGCAAGAAATGGGTCGCAAAGCAAAAG ACTGATTGCAAGCGGCGTAAAATCAGCCAGAACACCGAGAGCAGCAGCTCCACCCCAGAGCCCTCCCATGAGTCGTCCGATAACGAGAGCAGGAATACAGCAATCGTAGTGAAACAACGGG GTTGTCAAAGCACGAAATGTATCAAAGAGGAAAGTAACATGCCAGACATTGAGGCAACCGTAGCATCAATACAGAGGACTCAGCTGGACATGCAGAG gAACCTCAATGCACTGACCCACCAAGTAATCCAGAGGAGAAACTCCTGGGACAACTTAATCCTGAACTGTCGCTACTGGCTTATAATCTGCGTCCTGCTTATGTTTCAACTCTTCATGAACTACGtcttcaaatga
- the LOC121294833 gene encoding oxysterol-binding protein-related protein 5-like isoform X3, whose protein sequence is MDQLKTHTAQRMKEENLFRRRFSLCPNTSTPQKIDPHKLTRNLSYGGDNNIYPLSPDTAIERNGLPVLKDEISNTPMSSSKSDSKLSNGHDKEFTSPTDKMAKKESLKVQKKNYRQEKKRAAKELFTTLKDPSVVIMANWLKIRGSLKSWTKLWCMLKPGVLLIFKTPKVDHWVGTALLNACKLIERPSKKDGFCFKLYHPLDKSIWAMKGPKGENVGSFIQPLPSSYLIFRAASESDGRCWMDAIELALSCSSLHKLSSKQGKDVDLCCSSNSSHILNLLQSSTLSPHEIFQLNESENHHMENDGYSDKSDCGANENSQRVTEESDTDHSETQKDILVELQATSYVEQGPEEMAEAGVACQTETVTEENKGLMWTMLKQLRPGMDLSRVVLPTFILEPRSFLDKLSDYYYHADFLSQASVEESAYSRMKQVLRWYLSGFYKKPKGLKKPYNPILGETFRCCWLHPETDSCTFYVAEQVSHHPPVSAFYVCNKKDGFCISGNILAKSKFYGNSLSAILEGKAMLFFLKRDEEYIITMPYAHCRGILYGTMTMELGGKVTIECEKTKYTAELEFKLKPFLCISSSVNMISGRILLGSELQATIDGHWDGEVFLCEKSGVRSVFWSPTPEVRRQRLKRQVVHLDDQGEFESERLWLHVTNAIISKDQHKATQEKFILEEAQRQAARDQGDKEWTPRLFRKDPVSQEWLYKYADTNPWDPQMNLVEFEKDGVIQTLGTDSRRHNGIRYSKKWVAKQKTDCKRRKISQNTESSSSTPEPSHESSDNESRNTAIVVKQRGCQSTKCIKEESNMPDIEATVASIQRTQLDMQRNLNALTHQVIQRRNSWDNLILNCRYWLIICVLLMFQLFMNYVFK, encoded by the exons TCTGATTCCAAGCTCTCCAATGGCCATGATAAGGAGTTCACCTCGCCTACTGACAAGATGGCAAAGAAGGAGTCGCTCAAG GTCCAGAAGAAGAATTACAGACAGGAGAAGAAGAGAGCAGCGAAGGAGCTGTTCACAACACTCAAGGACCCCAGTGTGGTAATCATGGCCAACTGGCTGAAG ATCCGCGGCTCTCTCAAGAGCTGGACAAAGCTGTGGTGCATGCTGAAGCCTGGGGTGCTGCTGATCTTTAAGACCCCCAAGGTGGACCACTGGGTGGGGACCGCTCTGCTCAACGCCTGCAAGCTCATCGAGAGGCCTTCCAAAAAAGATGGCTTCTGCTTCAAACTCTACCACCCACTGGACAAGTCCATCTGGGCCATGAAG GGTCCAAAGGGGGAGAATGTAGGCTCATTCATACAGCCACTACCCAGCAGTTATCTCATCTTCAGAGCAGCCTCCGAGTCTGATG GTCGCTGTTGGATGGACGCTATTGAGCTGGCACTGAGCTGCTCCAGTCTCCACAAGCTCAGCTCCAAGCAGGGCAAGGATGTGGACCTCTGCTGCTCCTCCAACTCCTCCCACATCCTCAACCTGCTGCAGTCATCCACCCTGTCCCCTCACGAGATCTTCCA GTTGAATGAGTCAGAAAATCATCATATGGAGAATGATGGCTATTCTGACAAATCGGATTGCGGGGCCAATGAAAACAGCCAGAGAGTAACTGAGGAGAGCGACACAGACCATTCGGAGACTCAGAAAGACATCCTCGTCGAGCTGCAGGCAACCTCCTATGTAGAGCAGGGTCCAGAGGAGATGGCCGAG GCTGGAGTGGCATGCCAGACGGAGACAGTCACGGAGGAGAACAAGGGTCTGATGTGGACCATGTTGAAGCAGCTGCGCCCGGGGATGGACCTGTCTCGTGTGGTGCTGCCCACCTTCATCCTGGAGCCCCGCTCCTTCCTGGACAAGCTGTCTGATTACTACTACCATGCAGACTTCCTCTCACA GGCTTCCGTGGAAGAGAGTGCATACAGTCGAATGAAGCAGGTCCTGAGGTGGTATCTGTCTGGCTTTTATAAGAAGCCAAAG GGGCTGAAGAAGCCATACAACCCAATACTGGGGGAGACGTTTCGTTGCTGCTGGCTCCACCCGGAGACTGACAGCTGCACGTTTTACGTTGCGGAACAG GTATCCCATCACCCCCCTGTGTCAGCCTTTTATGTCTGTAACAAGAAGGATGGGTTCTGTATCAGTGGAAATATCCTGGCCAAATCTAAGTTCTATG gtaACTCTTTATCTGCAATACTAGAAGGGAAAgccatgcttttttttctaaaacgaGATGAGGAGTACATAATCACGATGCCCTATGCGCATTGCAGAG GTATTCTCTATGGTACAATGACCATGGAGTTGGGAGGGAAAGTTACTAttgaatgtgaaaaaacaaagtatacagcAGAACTGGAGTTCAAACTGAAG CCCTTCCTGTGTATCAGCAGCAGCGTGAACATGATTTCAGGGAGGATTCTTCTGGGCAGTGAACTGCAGGCCACTATCGATGGACACTGG GATGGCGAGGTCTTTCTTTGTGAGAAGTCCGGGgtccgcagtgtcttctggagCCCCACTCCAGAGGTCCGCAGACAGAGACTCAAGAGACAGGTGGTGCATCTTGACGACCAAGGAGAGTTTGAGTCTGAACG GTTGTGGCTGCATGTGACAAACGCAATCATCAGTAAAGACCAGCACAAGGCCACGCAGGAGAAGTTTATTTTGGAAGAAGCCCAGCGACAAGCTGCCAGGGACCAGGGAGACAAAGAGTGGACCCCACGGCTCTTCAGAAAGGACCCAGTTTCGCAAGAATGGTTGTACAAATATGCAGA CACCAACCCCTGGGATCCTCAGATGAACCTGGTTGAGTTTGAGAAAGACGGAGTGATTCAGACCCTGGGGACAGACAGCAGGAGGCACAATGGCATCAGATACAGCAAGAAATGGGTCGCAAAGCAAAAG ACTGATTGCAAGCGGCGTAAAATCAGCCAGAACACCGAGAGCAGCAGCTCCACCCCAGAGCCCTCCCATGAGTCGTCCGATAACGAGAGCAGGAATACAGCAATCGTAGTGAAACAACGGG GTTGTCAAAGCACGAAATGTATCAAAGAGGAAAGTAACATGCCAGACATTGAGGCAACCGTAGCATCAATACAGAGGACTCAGCTGGACATGCAGAG gAACCTCAATGCACTGACCCACCAAGTAATCCAGAGGAGAAACTCCTGGGACAACTTAATCCTGAACTGTCGCTACTGGCTTATAATCTGCGTCCTGCTTATGTTTCAACTCTTCATGAACTACGtcttcaaatga
- the LOC121294833 gene encoding oxysterol-binding protein-related protein 5-like isoform X4: protein MKEENLFRRRFSLCPNTSTPQKIDPHKLTRNLSYGGDNNIYPLSPDTAIERNGLPVLKDEISNTPMSSSKSDSKLSNGHDKEFTSPTDKMAKKESLKVQKKNYRQEKKRAAKELFTTLKDPSVVIMANWLKIRGSLKSWTKLWCMLKPGVLLIFKTPKVDHWVGTALLNACKLIERPSKKDGFCFKLYHPLDKSIWAMKGPKGENVGSFIQPLPSSYLIFRAASESDGRCWMDAIELALSCSSLHKLSSKQGKDVDLCCSSNSSHILNLLQSSTLSPHEIFQLNESENHHMENDGYSDKSDCGANENSQRVTEESDTDHSETQKDILVELQATSYVEQGPEEMAEAGVACQTETVTEENKGLMWTMLKQLRPGMDLSRVVLPTFILEPRSFLDKLSDYYYHADFLSQASVEESAYSRMKQVLRWYLSGFYKKPKGLKKPYNPILGETFRCCWLHPETDSCTFYVAEQVSHHPPVSAFYVCNKKDGFCISGNILAKSKFYGNSLSAILEGKAMLFFLKRDEEYIITMPYAHCRGILYGTMTMELGGKVTIECEKTKYTAELEFKLKPFLCISSSVNMISGRILLGSELQATIDGHWDGEVFLCEKSGVRSVFWSPTPEVRRQRLKRQVVHLDDQGEFESERLWLHVTNAIISKDQHKATQEKFILEEAQRQAARDQGDKEWTPRLFRKDPVSQEWLYKYADTNPWDPQMNLVEFEKDGVIQTLGTDSRRHNGIRYSKKWVAKQKTDCKRRKISQNTESSSSTPEPSHESSDNESRNTAIVVKQRGCQSTKCIKEESNMPDIEATVASIQRTQLDMQRNLNALTHQVIQRRNSWDNLILNCRYWLIICVLLMFQLFMNYVFK, encoded by the exons TCTGATTCCAAGCTCTCCAATGGCCATGATAAGGAGTTCACCTCGCCTACTGACAAGATGGCAAAGAAGGAGTCGCTCAAG GTCCAGAAGAAGAATTACAGACAGGAGAAGAAGAGAGCAGCGAAGGAGCTGTTCACAACACTCAAGGACCCCAGTGTGGTAATCATGGCCAACTGGCTGAAG ATCCGCGGCTCTCTCAAGAGCTGGACAAAGCTGTGGTGCATGCTGAAGCCTGGGGTGCTGCTGATCTTTAAGACCCCCAAGGTGGACCACTGGGTGGGGACCGCTCTGCTCAACGCCTGCAAGCTCATCGAGAGGCCTTCCAAAAAAGATGGCTTCTGCTTCAAACTCTACCACCCACTGGACAAGTCCATCTGGGCCATGAAG GGTCCAAAGGGGGAGAATGTAGGCTCATTCATACAGCCACTACCCAGCAGTTATCTCATCTTCAGAGCAGCCTCCGAGTCTGATG GTCGCTGTTGGATGGACGCTATTGAGCTGGCACTGAGCTGCTCCAGTCTCCACAAGCTCAGCTCCAAGCAGGGCAAGGATGTGGACCTCTGCTGCTCCTCCAACTCCTCCCACATCCTCAACCTGCTGCAGTCATCCACCCTGTCCCCTCACGAGATCTTCCA GTTGAATGAGTCAGAAAATCATCATATGGAGAATGATGGCTATTCTGACAAATCGGATTGCGGGGCCAATGAAAACAGCCAGAGAGTAACTGAGGAGAGCGACACAGACCATTCGGAGACTCAGAAAGACATCCTCGTCGAGCTGCAGGCAACCTCCTATGTAGAGCAGGGTCCAGAGGAGATGGCCGAG GCTGGAGTGGCATGCCAGACGGAGACAGTCACGGAGGAGAACAAGGGTCTGATGTGGACCATGTTGAAGCAGCTGCGCCCGGGGATGGACCTGTCTCGTGTGGTGCTGCCCACCTTCATCCTGGAGCCCCGCTCCTTCCTGGACAAGCTGTCTGATTACTACTACCATGCAGACTTCCTCTCACA GGCTTCCGTGGAAGAGAGTGCATACAGTCGAATGAAGCAGGTCCTGAGGTGGTATCTGTCTGGCTTTTATAAGAAGCCAAAG GGGCTGAAGAAGCCATACAACCCAATACTGGGGGAGACGTTTCGTTGCTGCTGGCTCCACCCGGAGACTGACAGCTGCACGTTTTACGTTGCGGAACAG GTATCCCATCACCCCCCTGTGTCAGCCTTTTATGTCTGTAACAAGAAGGATGGGTTCTGTATCAGTGGAAATATCCTGGCCAAATCTAAGTTCTATG gtaACTCTTTATCTGCAATACTAGAAGGGAAAgccatgcttttttttctaaaacgaGATGAGGAGTACATAATCACGATGCCCTATGCGCATTGCAGAG GTATTCTCTATGGTACAATGACCATGGAGTTGGGAGGGAAAGTTACTAttgaatgtgaaaaaacaaagtatacagcAGAACTGGAGTTCAAACTGAAG CCCTTCCTGTGTATCAGCAGCAGCGTGAACATGATTTCAGGGAGGATTCTTCTGGGCAGTGAACTGCAGGCCACTATCGATGGACACTGG GATGGCGAGGTCTTTCTTTGTGAGAAGTCCGGGgtccgcagtgtcttctggagCCCCACTCCAGAGGTCCGCAGACAGAGACTCAAGAGACAGGTGGTGCATCTTGACGACCAAGGAGAGTTTGAGTCTGAACG GTTGTGGCTGCATGTGACAAACGCAATCATCAGTAAAGACCAGCACAAGGCCACGCAGGAGAAGTTTATTTTGGAAGAAGCCCAGCGACAAGCTGCCAGGGACCAGGGAGACAAAGAGTGGACCCCACGGCTCTTCAGAAAGGACCCAGTTTCGCAAGAATGGTTGTACAAATATGCAGA CACCAACCCCTGGGATCCTCAGATGAACCTGGTTGAGTTTGAGAAAGACGGAGTGATTCAGACCCTGGGGACAGACAGCAGGAGGCACAATGGCATCAGATACAGCAAGAAATGGGTCGCAAAGCAAAAG ACTGATTGCAAGCGGCGTAAAATCAGCCAGAACACCGAGAGCAGCAGCTCCACCCCAGAGCCCTCCCATGAGTCGTCCGATAACGAGAGCAGGAATACAGCAATCGTAGTGAAACAACGGG GTTGTCAAAGCACGAAATGTATCAAAGAGGAAAGTAACATGCCAGACATTGAGGCAACCGTAGCATCAATACAGAGGACTCAGCTGGACATGCAGAG gAACCTCAATGCACTGACCCACCAAGTAATCCAGAGGAGAAACTCCTGGGACAACTTAATCCTGAACTGTCGCTACTGGCTTATAATCTGCGTCCTGCTTATGTTTCAACTCTTCATGAACTACGtcttcaaatga